Within Astyanax mexicanus isolate ESR-SI-001 chromosome 2, AstMex3_surface, whole genome shotgun sequence, the genomic segment aagtgtatgaaccctgcctCCAGCAAGCAACAGTGGTACCCTGCAGCTTCCCAAACATTAGCTCTAGTCCCACTTTGTTTGGATAGCATCCTGTGAGTTTGGATAGAAAAAAGCTATCCTAAGAAAAAAGTTCATACACTGGGTTTCATTTACTAATATCAGACATTTAAGCCCTTGAGAAATCAGGTATTGTCTTTATTCATTACAGAAAAGTTCACAAATTATAATTATTTGAAATGACTCACTTAATGCAATAGATCTTAAACTTTTAAGATCACAAGCACCACCTTATAGACCATTTCACAAGAACATCATACATGTTTATCTCTTTTGTCAATTGTGTGGAGCCTGCCTGCTTTTGCCATCTGCAGGATAGCATGGTAAGATGGTTATATTTGATTGTTTTTAATCAATGCAGTGAGTGCACCTAATGAGGGATTTTGGAAGGCTTGAGACAGAGGAACACTGCAGGATTTTTTGGTAACAAGTTGGTTTGGTATATCTTGAGGAGCtccacagggttctactgtaggGCCTGTGAGACTAATGTTAATAATTACAGTACTGTGGTTGTTAGAGTAAAGTGTGGGTTTTACCATACAGCATCATAACAGGTTAAGCAATAGCcacaaataatataaatgttagGAAAATGACCTGACAGCTTGCAGTATTTGTCATTATGCTTTAGTGGCTGGAGTAAATATATTCTGAGGTCTTCTGGTGTACACCTATGGGACACTTCTTTTATTACAAGTGAAACCACAGTTTGAGAGTAACTGACTTAAGGCATTTATCAGGAACTTAAGAGTTaggtgtaaaatatataaaagtactAATTGAGTCCACTGCAGATTCATGATGTTTTATACCCAAGAATTGTTCATGGCTCTTAGTACAATATGTATTGATAATAATTAATCCTACATTGTTCTTGGAAATGACAGCAGTTTTTAACATTGAGAATGTACCACTTGCAATAGATCAGAATTTCtaaaatgtttcatgtttcatGAGAAGTTCACATTTTTGTATACGAGAGGTTTCATTCTGACCGTGATTATACATGTACTTACTAAACAAAGCAACCAGAAATTAAAGtttgagctgaggatggagtcagcaaaaatcaggggtttAGTGTCCCCTTTAAGTAAGGTCAGGCTGGTGGATGATCAGCAGCTCATCCCAactgtactggatggagctccattgttCCAGAGAACTAGAGCTGGACGATACGGCCAACAATTATGaatgaatatatttattaattctgGTCGAGACAACACAatgcagatataaaaaaaaatgaaagccaCAGAACCACAAAAGCAAAAAAAGCCCACACAGGACGTATGTAGCTATAAACTGAACGATTCATGTAGTGTGCCCAGCAGTTCAGGACAGTCAGTAACATATGCTTTAAATAATGTATagtaaaacatcaaaaacatgttTCGAAAAAAAAATTCTCTATTATTGAAACCAGCATTTTTTCTGCAATTTTTACTTCCTTAATTACTATATAataacacactcaacacacacctgtaagaagcggcagccaattatgcacagcatactctcaacagGAATGGCCGTCCACACATTCACACAATTTTATTGGCAATtcagaatatccaatttacctgatctccatgtttttggactgtgagagGAAGCCGGAGTCTCCTGAGTAAACCCACGCACAGACACTAagccactaagccaccgtgcccaATTAGAAGATAAGTTTAAAGCTATTGAATATATTAGAAGATACTGAATTATTGTTCAGCCTTACAGAGAACACACTACACTGCTCAATACTGAAGGACTTAGCACTTAGCTTCCAATGCCCACAGGATCATTTTCATCTACTCCAGAGTgccctattttattggcaatactttatTATCTATCTATTTCACCAAAATGAAGTATCTGAAAGCAGCAGTTACAAGGGGTatctgtccaaaaacatttggacatacagtagtcttaaaaaaatatataaaacactgaaGTCTGTCTCCCTCTAGTGCTCAATTACTAGAACATGTTCTGAGTCTTTAATGAGGTCTTGTCTTTTTTTAGTTTCCCAAGTTTTCTGGTCTCCACTTGTTTCTCATTCCTCTCTAGGCGATTAAATAGTACTCCAGTGTCTGGTCCTAGTGGTCTTCTCTCATACGGGCAATCTCTTCCTTCGTACTTTGGCAGAAAATTACATGCATGATCCCAGCTCCTTTCATCAGACCTCACCCCTAACCTGGACAGGATCTTATCAGCCAGTTCTGGCACAGCCGGCTGCAGGAGGATGCTGTAGATCCGCAGACACTCCATGGACACGTGAAGTATTGTCTGATGCCAGAGTCTGTCCTCGGTTTCTCCACAGTTAAGCTTCCATGGAGCGTGTCTCTGGATGAAGCCGTTGGTCAGGCGAACGCAGCCGCTAATGGCCTCCAGTGCTTTGTACACGTGTAGGTTCTCAAAGTTCTCCTTCACTAAAGAAGGAAGCTCTGACACGGCCTTGATCATTCTGTAATCCTCCGACACAGCTCTTCCAGTGGGTTTATTCGAATCTTTTGGGAAAGAAGCATTACAGAACTGAGGATAGGTCTGTTCTGGGTTCAGAGAGGGCGCGGTGCATCGATTGAGAAGACCCCCAAGAGAATCAGCCAGTTCGCTGTTGCACAATTTCAGCACTTTGTCATCACCGTAATCGCAGTCCGTGTCTGGAACGCCTTGCCGCAGAAGAAAGTATCTCAGGCCATCCACTGTGAACTTTTTTGACCTTTCAAATGGATCCACCACGTTTCCAACACTCTTGGACATCTTCTTTCCCTGCACTGTCCAGTGGGAGTGCACGTATATCGACCGAGGAAGGGGCAGTCCTGCAGCCAACAGAAACGCCGGCCAATAGACAGCATGGAATTTCAATATGTCTTTACCTACAACATGATGCGCAACACTCCACCAATCAGAGTGCTCCTCCGGATAGCCAACAACAGTCAGATAATTTACCAATGCGTCCAACCACACGTAGATCGTTTGCTCAGGATCCCCAGGAACCGGAATCCCCCACTGCAGACGGCTCCTCTGTCGAGAAACTGATAAATCCGGTAGATCGTTCTCCAGCCACTGCAGGACGATGTGGTAGAACTTTTCAGGCTGAATGGCTTTGGGGTTGGACTTCAGCCAGTCCTGCAGCTGAGTTCGGAAATCAGAGAGGCGGAACAAGTAGTTGTCCTCCTTCATCCACTCCACCTGTTCGACAAGGCAACAGCAGGTTGAGAAAgcttaaataattttaagaaaaatgttggaatttagtattaatcagtgtattttaaataagaaCCTGTTAATACAATATGCATCAGAATCAAAGGTGTCAAagaagtattcacattcattactcaggtagaagtagattctagggtttaaaatacttctgcagactcaagtaaaagtgtaaaagtactgaattTAAAACTACctgaagtataaaagtaatagtaacgtaaaattgggagaaaatgccattaaagacaaaagcttaggccgaatcacagggtcctatagtgcattaCCACCCCACCCCAAgtgaatgtattttattacattgtaaatatattaaagaagctcagTTGGGACATtttgttcatgtttttatttatttatttattttatctctgcacggatcatctttatactaggctacatacatctaaTATGTTCTTGCCGGAGTGTGAGGGGGCGTGACAGGTGCAGGTACAAGTATAAACCAATatggtgtcagaatggtatatacagctctgaaaaaataaaagaccactaaaaatgatacGTTTATTTGCTTTTACCAAAATACatcatcaagaggaagatggatgattccaagccatcaaaccaagctgaactgcttacatttttgcaccatgagtagcttaaatgtatccaaaagaagtgtgtaagactggtggaggagaacatgatgccaagatgcatgaaaactgtgattaaaaacagatttattatcttaaaactttatgaatataaacttgttttctttgcattatttaggaTCTGAAAGCTgtgtatatttgttgttatttcagccatttctcattttctacaaatgctctaaatgacaatatttttatttggaatttggaacaaaaaaatccatattaaatagaataaaacaacaatgttaatttcactcaaacataaaactatcattagcaaaatcagataaactgatccaTAAACtaaagcggtctcttattttttttcagagctgcactcatacttctcatccaaccaaaATTATTTCACTCTATCCGGATGGAGAGATTAATCTCAATAGGGTTATTTTTGATCGATGAGAAGCCATAATCAAAACAATGATTTAATCTtattcacaatttatttatttaggagatttttttgtatttcatcaAGTTATAGCTATAG encodes:
- the mars2 gene encoding methionine--tRNA ligase, mitochondrial → MSGLGAVCLGVSERLLRGARFNLPRVSAALTCRSLSEGPAQRSSEPGGYYVTTPIFYVNAAPHLGHVHSAVLADCLHRLRALQGLRCRFSTGTDEHGLKIQQAAAAAGKDPLSFCTEVSDRFKEVFGSFSISYTDYVRTTEERHRRAVEHFWSVLLNNGFIYKGSYEGWYSTPDESFLTPTQVTDSTDSLGREIKVSTESGHKVEWMKEDNYLFRLSDFRTQLQDWLKSNPKAIQPEKFYHIVLQWLENDLPDLSVSRQRSRLQWGIPVPGDPEQTIYVWLDALVNYLTVVGYPEEHSDWWSVAHHVVGKDILKFHAVYWPAFLLAAGLPLPRSIYVHSHWTVQGKKMSKSVGNVVDPFERSKKFTVDGLRYFLLRQGVPDTDCDYGDDKVLKLCNSELADSLGGLLNRCTAPSLNPEQTYPQFCNASFPKDSNKPTGRAVSEDYRMIKAVSELPSLVKENFENLHVYKALEAISGCVRLTNGFIQRHAPWKLNCGETEDRLWHQTILHVSMECLRIYSILLQPAVPELADKILSRLGVRSDERSWDHACNFLPKYEGRDCPYERRPLGPDTGVLFNRLERNEKQVETRKLGKLKKDKTSLKTQNMF